The following is a genomic window from Lysinibacillus sp. JNUCC-52.
TGATAGCTATTTTCTTTAGCAATGATCAGTGCTTGATATTGTGGAGGATAGATTAACGGGGCAGGTGCATTCGCATCATAATAGCCAACAATACGATCACCACGGCTTACGACCTCTTGATTTACAAAATAAGTAGAAGGCGAAATAACAAAATTAACAATGCCGCCTGCACCATTTTCTACTGTCATTAACGTATAACATCCTTCACTTTCACCGTTTTGCCCGACTGCAAAATCATTTATCTGTGTAACTGTGCCCTGAAAAAAATTAAAATTTACCATAGCCATTCCTCTCTTAAAAAAGTTTAATCAATTATTGAAGGTGACTTTTTGTGTCATTAGCGAAGTAACCTTCTTTTAATACCATGTCATTTTAATCTATGTCACAAAACATTTATGGGTGACAGTATATGTTTTAGCTTAATGTCATTATAAAAAGGAATAATATATTTTTTTCACAAATCACTATATACTAAACATGGACTAAAACGTAATTTTTCTAAGGAGGGGAGCCTTTTGAATTGGATTTCTAAAAATAAGAAACCCTTTTTAGCATTCATCGTTATTATCATAATTATTGCGGGTCTGCTCGATATTAAATATGAGGGACTATTCTTTCAAATGTTACCTAAATCTTTGCAATCTTATTTAGCTAACATGTTTTAAAAACGTTTCAGCTTACATGAATCTTTTTATAAATAAAAACGCATGAGCTTGGCCAAACTTTATATGAAAAGTATTTGAACAGAGATTATCTGTTTTATTACTTTTCAATAAAATCAATGGGGGATGGCTATGTCAAATATAAACACAAATTGTAACAATGCAAAAGTTCGGGACAAGCATAGTGCGAAAAAACGAGAAGTAAATCAAAACGGTAAAAAGCTCTATAAAGAGGAGTTTGGATCTGATTTCGATATTGATGCAACATCCGCTCAAGCAAATAACTTTCCTGAAGCACGGGGGAAAACCGATACCCAGCAACCAGTAAGTGAGCGAACTGCATGGCACTAGTTTGTATTTGACATCTATTCAATTCATTGAGTTAAAGGACTAAGGTGGAAGCCTTAGTTCTTTTTTTATAATGAATACAGATTACTGCTTTTGCGATTTTCCTGTAGAAGTTGCCCTATAATAATAGGCATCAAGCGTATGACCTTCTTGATGCCTAATAAAAACTGTTTAGCCATTTTAATTTATTTCCTGTGGAATTTTAATTGTGACAGTCGTACCGATTGTTGGGCTTGAATTAATTGTAATTCCATAGTTAGAACCATAGTATAGCTTAATACGTTGATCTACATTTTGAATGCCAACCCCACCAAGCTTAGTTCGCTTCTCGGTAGTATCCGTACTTAGTTGTTTAACGTTAAAGCCTTGTCCGTTGTCTCGGACTATTAGCTCCACATCTTTACCACTCGCTATTGCACTAATATGAATATGTCCATTATGAGGGATACTTCGAATACCATGATATAAAGCATTTTCAACAATTGGTTGTAAAAGAATTTTGGGCATTCGTACATTTCGGATGGATTGATCACAGACAATGTTGTAATTTAACTTATCTCCGTAACGCTCTTTTTGTATAAACAAATATTGACGAACATGATGCAATTCATTTTCTACGGTTGTCATTTCATTCCCGCCACTAAGCGATAAGCGGAAAAATTGAGCAAGTGCTTTTGTGATTTCTATGACCTTCTCACTGTCATTAAATTCTGCCATCCAAACGATTGTATCTAAAGTATTGTATAAGAAATGAGGGTTGATTTGACTGTGAAGCGCACTAATTTCTGTTACTCTTAAGTGTTTTTCCTTTTCCGTGATTTCCTGCATTAATTTTTCAATTTGCACAATCATACTATTGAAATGTTTTGCCAAACTTTGTGCCTCAAAGCATCCTTTTTCATCGATTGGTATTTCTTTTAAGCCATGCTCGATATTTTGCATTGCTTTTTCTAGACGTTGGAAAGGTATCGTGATTCGTCCTGCAAATAAAGCAACACTAAAAGCAGCTATAATAAAAAGAATCATGCCTACTAATAAAAAGATTTCGAGCAGTTGCCTTTTAATCATTAATAGCCCGTCTTGGGAAGAGACTCCAACAAAGGTCCAGTCGGCATTGTTCAGCATATAGGTGTGCGTCAACGTATTTTTTTCTTTATCATAGCCCGCTTGATTGGTGATAATTTGCTGTAATTGTTGTTGTTTCAAATGATTTTCAAAATACGCGGTATCCTTATGATATACGACTTCGCCGTTGTCATTCATAATAAAAGAAAAACCATTCTTCCCTAAATCTAAGTTAGCTAAAAAGTCTTCGATAACTTTATATTGAATATCGATAAGCAAAACACCAATATTTTGACCTTCAGCATTTTTAATTTCGCGGCTAATTGAGATTACCCAGTTATCTTTATCCATTGAAAAGTGTTGCATGCGTGCAGATGTCAGTACAGGCTTACTGCCATTATTAACAGCTGCCACATACCATTGTTCCTTCATCATATTGCTCGACATACTCATAATTAGGCCCTTTTCATTGGATAGGACTTGCCCGTCTTTACTAACAATAACTACCGATTGAATGAATCGATCCGTTGCCATCGTTGTTTGAATCAAGGACAATACATTCTGTTTAATAGTAGGGTCTCGCTCTGCACTTGAAAAATACGTTACAAGCTGAGGATTTTCAGCGAGTAAACCAGATACTGCTTTGAGCCGATCGATATAGAGGTCAATATACATACCGCTCTTTTCAACGGCCGTTTTCGTGCTAGAGGTTGCTTCACTTAACACGACAGAAGAAATACTGTAATACAAAATAATGCCCATTAATAATAAAATAAGTGCACTCGCTTTTAAATAATGAAGGGCAATTTGCATGCGTAAAGTTTTTAATATATTTGATTTCTTCATCGCTACTCTCTCATTTTCTCTCTAAATTGATTTGGAGAAATACCAAATTTCCTCTTGAATGTGGCGCTGAAATAATTGGGGTCCTCAAAGCCTACTGCCGCTGCAACTTCGTACACTTTCATATCTGTACTAAGCAAAAAAATTTTTGCTCTATCTAAGCGGATTGATAGCATATAATCTTGAAAGTTTTTACCGTATAGGCTCTTAAATAAGCTACTTAAATAAGAATTGCTGAGTGCCATTTTTTTTGCTAAATAACTTAATGAAAAATCGACGTTTGCAATATTGCGGTCAATTTCTTTTTGTATTTTCGCTTTATAGCCCATGTCATTATTTATATTTGTTTCATTCAAAATGCCTTCCACAAGCCGAGATAGCTCATGTTGACTTTGTGTTGCTTGAATCTTTGCTATCAGATTTTTTAACGTTTCTTGAATGTCTTTTTTAGAAACGGGTTTTAAGACGTAATCATCAATGCCCGCCTTTAATGCCGTTACGGCATAATCAAAATAATCATAACCAGTAATAATAGCGATTTTTACATTCGGTTTAATTGTTTTTGCTGAAATGGCAAAATCGAGGCCATTCATCTTCGGCATATTAATGTCAGCTAAAACGAGATCAGGATGGTGGAGTTTGAAAATTTCAAGTGCGGTCTCTCCATTTGATGCCTCAAATACTTCCGAAATGGAAAGCTCCTCAAAGTTAACAAATGAGCGAATTCCTTTTATAATAATCGCTTCATCATCGACCACTAATAATTTGTACATCATATCACCTCTTTGAGAACAAATACATAAAGGGACTGTTCGATTAGTAACTCCAAGCACGCAAAAAAATAATATCTAAATCGTAAAAATCCACTGCGCTTTCCGCGGGCACAGGGTAAGCCGCAACCCTCGCTGTCGCGCGGATTGTTGCGTCTTACATCGTGTGCTGTTCCCGCAGGAGTCTACGTGGATTTTTACTTGGCTAGTAATAAATAGGGCTGCATGCAGCGCTAGGATTTTTAATTGTGTCAGTGCCTGGCACTTTCGTAAAAATCCACTGCGCTTTCCGCGGGCACAGCGTAAGCCGCAACCCTCGCTGTCGCGCGGATTGTTGCGTCTTACGTCGTGTGCTGTTCCCGCAGGAGTCTACGTGGATTTTTACTTGGCTAGTAATAAATAGGACTGCATGCAGCGCTAGGATTTTTAATTGTGTCAGTGCCTGGCACTTTCGTAAAAATCCACTGTGCTTTTTCGCGGGCACAGCGTAAGCCGCAACCGTCGCTATTGCGCGGATTGTTGCGGCTTACGTCGTGTATTGTTCCCACAGAAATTTTTTAGATTTTTACTTGTGCCGCTCGTCATAAATAGGACTACTTGTTGAGCTATAAAGATTCAGAATTGTGTCAGTGCCTGGCACTAGTTATTTAGTTAGCTGTACTAAGTAACCATAACCAGCAGATTCCATTTCAGCTTGTGGAATAAACTTAATTGCAGCACTATTGATACAGTAACGCAAACCACCGCGATCAATAGGTCCATCATTAAACACATGTCCTAAATGACTATCGCCAGTACGGCTTCTCACTTCAATACGGAT
Proteins encoded in this region:
- a CDS encoding cache domain-containing sensor histidine kinase is translated as MKKSNILKTLRMQIALHYLKASALILLLMGIILYYSISSVVLSEATSSTKTAVEKSGMYIDLYIDRLKAVSGLLAENPQLVTYFSSAERDPTIKQNVLSLIQTTMATDRFIQSVVIVSKDGQVLSNEKGLIMSMSSNMMKEQWYVAAVNNGSKPVLTSARMQHFSMDKDNWVISISREIKNAEGQNIGVLLIDIQYKVIEDFLANLDLGKNGFSFIMNDNGEVVYHKDTAYFENHLKQQQLQQIITNQAGYDKEKNTLTHTYMLNNADWTFVGVSSQDGLLMIKRQLLEIFLLVGMILFIIAAFSVALFAGRITIPFQRLEKAMQNIEHGLKEIPIDEKGCFEAQSLAKHFNSMIVQIEKLMQEITEKEKHLRVTEISALHSQINPHFLYNTLDTIVWMAEFNDSEKVIEITKALAQFFRLSLSGGNEMTTVENELHHVRQYLFIQKERYGDKLNYNIVCDQSIRNVRMPKILLQPIVENALYHGIRSIPHNGHIHISAIASGKDVELIVRDNGQGFNVKQLSTDTTEKRTKLGGVGIQNVDQRIKLYYGSNYGITINSSPTIGTTVTIKIPQEIN
- a CDS encoding response regulator transcription factor — protein: MMYKLLVVDDEAIIIKGIRSFVNFEELSISEVFEASNGETALEIFKLHHPDLVLADINMPKMNGLDFAISAKTIKPNVKIAIITGYDYFDYAVTALKAGIDDYVLKPVSKKDIQETLKNLIAKIQATQSQHELSRLVEGILNETNINNDMGYKAKIQKEIDRNIANVDFSLSYLAKKMALSNSYLSSLFKSLYGKNFQDYMLSIRLDRAKIFLLSTDMKVYEVAAAVGFEDPNYFSATFKRKFGISPNQFREKMRE